One Castanea sativa cultivar Marrone di Chiusa Pesio chromosome 4, ASM4071231v1 DNA window includes the following coding sequences:
- the LOC142631464 gene encoding uncharacterized protein LOC142631464 codes for MKWANPTIEQELLKCLVEADSEKKSGIGVVIRDNRGFVIASCSKVVHQELGLSDVEVMAVVWALSFASNVGVRRAVLKGDSMAVISGLREDEKILVPYGLLLEDAELLSQQFDELCYSHIKREGNSLSYSLARYAVCISNFLVWIEDI; via the exons ATGAAATGGGCTAATCCTACAATTGAACAAGAACTTCTAAAGTGCCTCGTTGAGGCAGATTCA GAGAAGAAATCTGGTATAGGAGTTGTTATTAGAGACAACAGAGGCTTTGTAATTGCTTCATGTTCGAAGGTGGTGCATCAGGAGCTAGGACTTTCTGATGTTGAAGTTATGGCTGTGGTGTGGGCTCTATCCTTCGCATCAAATGTAGGTGTGAGGCGGGCTGTGTTAAAGGGAGATTCAATGGCAGTTATCTCGGGTTTAAGGGAGGACGAGAAGATATTGGTGCCATACGGTCTACTATTGGAGGATGCCGAGTTATTGTCCCAACAATTTGATGAGCTCTGTTACTCTCATATAAAGAGGGAAGGCAACAGTTTATCGTATAGTCTGGCCAGATATGCAGTATGTATATCAAATTTTCTAGTTTGGATAGAAGATATATAA